The following are encoded together in the Vicia villosa cultivar HV-30 ecotype Madison, WI unplaced genomic scaffold, Vvil1.0 ctg.001063F_1_1, whole genome shotgun sequence genome:
- the LOC131633047 gene encoding protein ENHANCED DISEASE RESISTANCE 2-like, with product MDDATASELNKSGSGGSERGGGEDKERGIFEFFGWVYHLGVNSIGREYCHLRFLFIRGKYVSMYKRDPHENHAIKPLRKGVVGPTLMVEELGRRKVNDGDLYVLRFYNRLDEARKGEIACATAGEARGWIEAFDHAKQQAEYELSRGGSTRDILNMEEEINLEGHRPRVRRYAHGLKKLIRIGQGPETLLRQSSKLAGRSDGFEGDNGDTVEAHQWKCVLTMAGIRIFEDVSDHKNGKGVLAKSVGVIDATADTVFEVLFNTERQKRYEWDMLFCDLERVESYDGHYDVVYGTYDPKYLSRWHPKQDIVFSRQWFRGQDGAYTILQFPAIHKNKPKRSGYRRAKINPSTWEIRNLNTPMVSNRPRCLVTHTLEIHSASWNRWRNKQCSKFERSISYALLCQVAGLKEYIAANPALHQENATTIVHSKISDSSISISEYEDEVQDEFYDAIAAESSSSGEESDDEEKHDPKESRVKLKNISWAITSLALKRTAAPDLSGELDPRITPITFNPSDIHGSLGKGMDDKDTNCWTSPSGKGFMIRGKNYLKDNSKVVGGDPLLKLIAVDWFTVNKSVDRIALHPRCLVQSEVAKKLPFILVINLQVPAKPNYSLVLYYAADRPINKKSLLAKFVDGSDVFRDSTFKLIPSIVEGYWMVKRAVGTKACLLGKAVTCKYFRQDNFLEIDVDIGSSSVARGVIGLVLGYVTSLVVDLAILIEAQEEAELPEYILGTVRLNRLKLESAIPLEV from the exons ATGGACGACGCAACAGCTTCGGAGCTGAACAAATCAGGTAGCGGAGGATCGGAGCGAGGTGGCGGTGAAGATAAAGAAAGAGGAATTTTCGAGTTTTTTGGTTGGGTTTATCACTTGGGAGTGAATTCCATTGGTCGTGAGTATTGTCATCTTCGATTCCTTTTCATTAGGGGAAAGTATGTTTCTATGTACAAGCGTGATCCTCATGAAAACCACGCCATT AAACCTCTTAGGAAAGGAGTTGTAGGACCCACACTAATGGTGGAGGAGCTAGGTCGCCGAAAGGTCAATGATGGG GATCTTTATGTTTTACGGTTTTACAATCGATTAGATGAGGCCAGAAAGGGAGAA ATTGCCTGTGCTACAGCTGGGGAGGCCCGGGGATGGATAGAAGCATTTGATCATGCCAAGCAACAG GCTGAGTATGAATTGTCACGAGGTGGTAGTACCAGAGACATACTAAACATGGAGGAGGA GATCAATCTGGAAGGACATCGACCTAGAGTGAGGCGGTATGCCCATGGATTAAAGAAGCTAATAAGAATCGGCCAAG GCCCAGAGACACTGTTACGGCAATCATCAAAGTTGGCTGGTAGGTCAGATGGGTTTGAAGGGGATAATGGAGACACAGTTGAAGCTCATCAATGGAAATGTGTTCTTACTATGGCTG GAATTAGAATTTTTGAGGATGTTTCTGATCACAAG AATGGTAAGGGCGTCCTTGCAAAGTCTGTTGGTGTTATTGATGCAACTGCAGATACTGTTTTTGAAGTGCTTTTCAATACTGAACGACAGAAAAGATATGA GTGGGATATGTTATTTTGTGACTTAGAGCGTGTAGAATCTTATGATGGACATTATGACGTTGTTTATGGGACATATGATCCTAAATATCTATCCCG GTGGCATCCAAAGCAGGATATTGTCTTCTCTAGGCAATGGTTTCGTGGACAAGACGGAGCATACA CAATCTTGCAATTTCCAGCTATACATAAGAACAAGCCTAAAAGATCTGGTTATCGACGTGCAAAAATTAATC CATCTACTTGGGAGATCAGAAATTTAAACACACCAATGGTATCAAATAGGCCAAGATGTCTAGTGACCCACACTTTAGAAATACATTCTGCATCCTGGAATCGATGGAGGAACAAACAGTGCTCAAAATTTGAGAGGAGCATTTCTTATGCGCTACTGTGCCAAGTGGCAG GTCTAAAGGAATACATCGCAGCCAATCCAGCACTCCACCAAGAAAATGCCACCACAATAGTTCACTCCAAAATATCTGATTCTTCCATTTCCATTTCTGAATATGAGGATGAAGTACAAGATGAGTTTTATGATGCAATTGCTGCTGAATCATCATCTTCAGGTGAAGAAAGTGATGACGAGGAAAAGCATGATCCAAAG GAGTCAAGAGTCAAACTAAAGAATATTTCATGGGCAATCACATCCTTAGCTTTGAAGCGAACTGCAG CTCCTGATCTAAGCGGAGAATTGGATCCTCGTATCACTCCTATCACATTCAATCCAAGCGATATACATGGTTCTTTGGGCAAAGGAATGGATGACAAGGACACAAACTGTTGGACTTCTCCCAGTGGAAAAGGATTTATGATTAGAGGAAAAAACTATCTTAAAGATAACTCTAAG GTAGTTGGAGGAGATCCTCTTCTCAAGCTCATAGCAGTAGATTGGTTTACAGTCAACAAATCTGTCGATAGAATTGCCCTGCATCCTCGGTGTTTGGTTCAG TCAGAAGTTGCCAAAAAGCTTCCATTTATTCTTGTCATCAATCTCCAG GTTCCTGCTAAACCAAACTACAGTCTGGTTCTATATTATGCAGCTGACAGGCCGATAAATAAAAAATCTCTGTTGGCTAAGTTTGTTGATGGAAGTGATGTGTTTCGGGACTCAACATTCAAACTTATTCCAAGTATAGTCGAG GGATATTGGATGGTCAAGAGGGCTGTTGGAACCAAAGCTTGCCTGTTAGGGAAAGCTGTGACTTGTAAATACTTCAGACAAGATAACTTTTTGGAG ATTGATGTGGATATTGGATCATCCTCTGTAGCTAGAGGTGTCATTGGCCTTGTTCTAGGTTATGTTACAAGCCTAGTCGTTGACCTTGCCATTTTGATAGAG GCACAAGAAGAGGCGGAGCTGCCAGAATACATTCTTGGAACTGTCCGATTAAACCGTTTGAAGCTTGAATCTGCCATACCATTGGAGGTTTAA